A window of Natrinema versiforme contains these coding sequences:
- a CDS encoding DNA polymerase IV, with translation MSDGPRLPGVEREADEDRIVCHVDADCFYASCERLREPELREEPLVVGMGYEEGETIGAVATASYEAREFGVESAQAISTALERLPRRAAFENGTLDDSDLERDETGYYRPVDMDYYESVAADVREILHDCAGVVREVSIDEAYLDVTERTAWEVADGFARHIRDRIRREVGVTVSVGVAPTMSAAKIASDFDKPDGLTVVEPGDIRDFLAPLEVDLLHGVGPVTARELREMGLETAGDVAATDPEPLVERFGERGRELYDRARGEDDRRVEPKGDPKSFSRESAFAEPVEDPDPKYELIETLAAAVADRARREGALYRTIGVKAVTPPYDVNTREKSLPGPIDDPDLVDRIARDLFAEFEREPVRKLGVRVANLEFATADQTSLEGWESAAGSDPETELEVEAEAETEVERESADESEPEPDADPDPDPDPACGDRLVGQTSLADFS, from the coding sequence ATGTCCGACGGGCCGCGGCTGCCGGGCGTCGAGCGCGAGGCCGACGAGGACCGGATCGTCTGCCACGTCGACGCCGACTGCTTCTACGCCTCCTGCGAGCGGTTGCGCGAGCCCGAACTCCGCGAGGAACCCCTCGTCGTCGGTATGGGCTACGAGGAGGGGGAGACGATCGGTGCCGTCGCCACCGCCAGCTACGAGGCCCGCGAGTTCGGCGTCGAGAGCGCACAGGCGATCTCGACGGCTCTCGAGCGGCTCCCCAGACGCGCGGCGTTCGAAAACGGGACGCTCGACGATTCCGACCTCGAGCGCGACGAAACGGGCTACTACCGGCCCGTCGACATGGACTATTACGAGTCCGTCGCGGCCGACGTTCGCGAGATTCTCCACGACTGCGCCGGCGTCGTCCGCGAGGTCAGTATCGACGAGGCCTACCTCGACGTGACCGAGCGGACCGCGTGGGAGGTCGCGGACGGCTTCGCCCGCCACATCAGGGACCGCATCCGCCGGGAGGTCGGCGTCACCGTCAGTGTCGGCGTCGCCCCCACGATGAGCGCGGCCAAGATCGCCAGCGACTTCGACAAACCCGACGGACTCACCGTCGTCGAGCCCGGCGACATCCGGGACTTTCTCGCGCCGCTCGAGGTCGACCTGCTCCACGGCGTCGGCCCCGTTACCGCTCGAGAGCTTCGAGAGATGGGGCTCGAGACGGCGGGCGACGTGGCCGCGACCGACCCGGAGCCGCTGGTCGAGCGGTTCGGCGAGCGCGGCCGGGAGCTGTACGACCGCGCGCGCGGCGAGGACGACCGCCGGGTCGAGCCGAAGGGCGATCCCAAAAGCTTCTCGCGGGAGTCGGCTTTCGCCGAGCCCGTCGAAGACCCCGACCCGAAGTACGAGCTGATCGAGACGCTCGCGGCGGCCGTCGCGGATCGCGCCCGGCGCGAGGGCGCGCTGTACCGGACCATCGGCGTCAAAGCCGTCACGCCGCCGTACGACGTCAACACCCGCGAGAAGTCGCTTCCCGGCCCGATCGACGACCCCGACCTCGTCGACCGTATCGCTCGCGACCTGTTCGCCGAGTTCGAGCGCGAGCCGGTCCGCAAGCTCGGCGTCCGGGTCGCCAATCTCGAGTTCGCGACCGCCGACCAGACCAGCCTCGAGGGCTGGGAGTCCGCCGCCGGATCCGACCCCGAAACCGAACTCGAGGTTGAGGCCGAGGCCGAGACCGAGGTTGAACGGGAGTCCGCGGACGAGTCCGAGCCCGAACCGGACGCCGATCCCGATCCTGATCCGGACCCGGCGTGTGGCGATCGCTTGGTCGGCCAAACGTCTCTCGCGGATTTCTCGTAA
- a CDS encoding GNAT family N-acetyltransferase, with the protein MDAIERPTFASDASRRIYEYVERHGTVERHKVLDILSLPAEEFRTRLEGLKSDGYLEEEGGTLRIALEFGAVEKHELDEFTVTVRPARQADFDGLVDTIRDVTAKETYVVAETIAEQLLYEDAVTRHNPVQSRTFFVATVDGEVVGWTHLDCEQTDPVREVARQTVGVREAHRGCGIGSKLLQRGLEWAEANGYRKLYNSVPVVNDTALEFLTVHGWDTEAIRRDHYTIDGEYVDEVMMAREL; encoded by the coding sequence ATGGACGCGATTGAACGGCCGACGTTTGCGTCCGACGCCAGCAGACGCATCTACGAGTACGTCGAACGCCACGGAACCGTCGAGCGCCACAAGGTATTGGACATCCTCTCCCTGCCCGCCGAGGAGTTCCGAACCCGGCTCGAGGGGCTGAAATCGGACGGCTATCTCGAGGAAGAGGGCGGCACGCTCCGGATCGCACTCGAGTTCGGCGCCGTCGAGAAACACGAGTTAGACGAGTTCACCGTCACCGTTCGCCCCGCTCGGCAGGCTGACTTCGACGGCCTCGTCGACACTATCCGGGACGTCACGGCCAAGGAGACCTACGTCGTCGCCGAGACGATCGCCGAGCAACTGCTGTACGAAGACGCCGTCACCAGACACAACCCGGTGCAGTCCCGGACGTTCTTCGTCGCGACCGTCGACGGCGAGGTCGTCGGCTGGACGCACCTCGATTGCGAGCAGACCGATCCGGTTCGGGAAGTCGCCCGGCAGACCGTCGGCGTCCGCGAGGCCCATCGGGGATGCGGGATCGGTAGCAAACTCCTGCAACGCGGCCTCGAATGGGCCGAAGCGAACGGCTACCGCAAACTCTACAATAGCGTGCCGGTCGTCAACGACACCGCGCTCGAGTTCCTGACCGTACACGGCTGGGATACCGAGGCGATCCGCCGGGACCACTACACGATCGACGGCGAGTACGTCGACGAAGTGATGATGGCGCGCGAACTGTAG
- a CDS encoding plastocyanin/azurin family copper-binding protein → MDRRQVLKAAGVTSTIPLATGLGAASGDNGNHSEREQQACSQADCIHPVLGYSGLEGDEQLPGSLRPDHAVELETRPTEGRPVPEFFFEPTGLFVEPGDVVQFQLATPDHTVTAYHPQHGRQRRVPEGVPPFSSPVLGMDTFWLYRFDEPGVYDVLCSPHEIFGMVMRIVVGEPTADFGPEGAVETEDGEVELRPPELTAELVYADPTMDPATIAERGSVSWDDLAAESKQLLVEFPEPPAE, encoded by the coding sequence ATGGACCGGAGACAGGTTCTGAAAGCGGCCGGCGTAACGTCGACGATTCCCCTCGCGACCGGACTGGGCGCAGCAAGCGGTGACAATGGAAACCACAGCGAGCGGGAGCAGCAAGCGTGTTCACAGGCGGACTGCATTCATCCGGTGCTCGGCTACTCGGGCCTCGAGGGCGACGAGCAACTGCCGGGATCACTCCGGCCCGATCACGCGGTCGAGTTGGAAACACGGCCGACGGAGGGACGACCGGTTCCGGAGTTCTTCTTCGAGCCGACCGGACTCTTCGTCGAGCCCGGCGACGTGGTCCAGTTCCAGCTCGCGACGCCCGACCACACCGTCACCGCATACCACCCTCAGCACGGCCGGCAGCGCCGTGTCCCGGAGGGCGTCCCGCCGTTTTCGTCGCCGGTGTTGGGGATGGATACGTTCTGGCTGTACCGGTTCGACGAACCCGGCGTCTACGACGTGCTGTGTTCGCCCCACGAGATCTTCGGCATGGTAATGCGCATCGTCGTCGGGGAGCCGACGGCCGATTTCGGCCCGGAAGGGGCCGTCGAGACCGAGGACGGTGAGGTCGAACTCCGCCCGCCGGAACTCACCGCCGAACTGGTGTACGCCGATCCGACTATGGATCCGGCGACCATCGCGGAACGCGGTTCAGTCAGTTGGGACGACCTCGCGGCCGAGAGCAAACAGCTCCTCGTCGAGTTCCCCGAGCCACCGGCGGAGTGA
- a CDS encoding transcription factor S: MQFCDDCGSMMKAEGDRMVCTNDDCGASNERDREQEDAFVTTESQTDGDVIESSEEANFEGKPKATDVICDECGAEEAWYTLKQTASADEPPTRFFKCTDCGNRWREYN; encoded by the coding sequence ATGCAATTCTGCGACGACTGCGGCTCGATGATGAAAGCCGAGGGCGACCGCATGGTCTGTACGAACGACGACTGCGGGGCCTCGAACGAGCGGGACCGCGAACAGGAGGACGCGTTCGTCACGACGGAGTCACAGACCGACGGCGACGTGATCGAGTCCAGTGAGGAGGCCAACTTCGAGGGCAAGCCGAAGGCCACGGACGTCATCTGCGACGAGTGTGGTGCGGAGGAGGCGTGGTACACGCTCAAGCAGACCGCCTCGGCCGACGAGCCGCCGACGCGCTTTTTCAAGTGTACCGACTGTGGAAACCGCTGGCGGGAGTACAACTGA
- a CDS encoding beta-ribofuranosylaminobenzene 5'-phosphate synthase family protein, whose protein sequence is MTTATVSAGARLHVGFQNLSLARERLYGGIGVGLAEPRVTVTAEPAAAVEAADPLVRAYANRAVDILEVPGVALALEESLPRHVGLGSGTQLALAVLTATARAHGLEPRVRERAPAMGRGGRSGVGVATFEGGGFAVDAGHPTNRFTTEPPAEGDWTVPPVVARHDLPPEWRFLVVVPDAEPGRSGDNEDASMRSVVERADPAVADELAGVVTRKLLPAAAAGRLEPFGEAIAEIGRKNGAWYADAQGGVFRPPAGELVETLEDCPVLSGVGQSSWGPVVYGVTDTAHADEAEAAAAAALADRGLDGRVILAEPAETGARVRTTD, encoded by the coding sequence ATGACGACCGCGACCGTCAGCGCGGGCGCGCGCCTCCACGTCGGCTTCCAGAACCTCTCGCTCGCTCGCGAGCGGCTCTACGGCGGCATCGGCGTCGGACTCGCGGAGCCGCGAGTGACCGTTACGGCCGAGCCCGCCGCCGCCGTCGAGGCCGCCGATCCCCTAGTCCGGGCGTACGCGAACCGCGCCGTCGACATCCTCGAGGTTCCCGGCGTCGCGCTCGCGCTCGAGGAGTCCCTGCCGCGCCACGTCGGGCTTGGCAGCGGGACCCAACTCGCTCTCGCCGTGCTCACGGCGACGGCACGAGCCCACGGCCTCGAGCCGCGAGTTCGCGAGCGCGCGCCGGCGATGGGCAGGGGCGGTCGCAGCGGCGTCGGCGTCGCGACCTTCGAGGGCGGCGGCTTCGCCGTCGACGCCGGCCATCCGACGAACCGGTTTACCACCGAGCCGCCGGCTGAGGGCGATTGGACGGTGCCGCCGGTCGTCGCCCGCCACGACCTGCCCCCGGAGTGGCGGTTCCTCGTCGTCGTCCCCGACGCCGAACCCGGCCGTAGCGGCGACAACGAGGACGCGAGCATGCGCTCGGTCGTCGAACGCGCCGATCCCGCCGTCGCCGACGAACTCGCCGGCGTCGTCACCCGGAAACTGCTGCCGGCCGCCGCCGCGGGCCGCCTCGAACCCTTCGGCGAGGCGATCGCCGAAATCGGCCGCAAGAACGGGGCGTGGTACGCCGATGCACAAGGCGGCGTCTTCCGGCCGCCCGCGGGCGAACTCGTCGAAACGCTCGAGGACTGTCCGGTCCTCTCCGGCGTCGGCCAGTCGTCGTGGGGCCCGGTCGTCTACGGTGTGACCGACACCGCCCACGCCGACGAGGCCGAGGCCGCGGCCGCCGCCGCGCTCGCGGACCGCGGGCTCGACGGACGGGTTATCCTCGCGGAGCCGGCCGAGACCGGGGCTCGAGTCCGAACGACGGACTGA
- a CDS encoding glycosyltransferase family 2 protein, translating into MPAADASVVVPAREEGSRLERTLDSLAAQLFDGRLEVIVVASDATTERVARAHPAVDRVVVDDRRAGPGPARNLGAAVAGGEVVLFTDADTIVPPCWVRRHYRHYATPEVVGVGGPLRPLEGGLRHRALFRVLSDWWYRACWPVGFVQQPGCNCSVRRTAFEAIGGFDDDLQFLEDTDLSLRLAREGPVVYDHTCPVETSTRRQNRVGYARLFWTYLVGYLEYALPGSSPTRDYF; encoded by the coding sequence ATGCCGGCAGCCGACGCCTCGGTCGTCGTCCCCGCTCGCGAGGAGGGCTCCCGCCTCGAGCGAACGTTGGACTCGCTCGCGGCCCAACTCTTCGACGGGCGACTCGAGGTGATCGTCGTCGCGAGCGATGCGACCACGGAGCGCGTCGCTCGAGCACATCCGGCGGTCGACCGCGTGGTGGTCGACGACCGCCGGGCGGGTCCCGGGCCGGCCAGAAATCTGGGTGCGGCGGTCGCCGGCGGCGAGGTGGTGTTGTTCACCGACGCCGATACGATCGTTCCGCCCTGCTGGGTGCGCCGTCACTACCGCCACTACGCGACTCCTGAGGTCGTCGGCGTCGGCGGCCCGCTCCGGCCGCTCGAGGGCGGACTCCGTCACCGTGCGCTCTTTCGGGTCCTCTCGGACTGGTGGTATCGCGCGTGCTGGCCGGTCGGATTCGTCCAGCAACCGGGCTGTAACTGCAGCGTCCGCCGGACGGCGTTCGAGGCGATCGGCGGGTTCGACGACGACTTACAGTTTCTCGAGGACACCGACCTCTCCCTGCGGCTTGCCCGCGAGGGACCGGTCGTCTATGATCACACCTGTCCCGTCGAAACGTCGACCCGACGGCAGAACCGGGTCGGCTACGCGCGGCTCTTCTGGACCTATCTCGTCGGCTACCTCGAGTACGCACTGCCCGGATCGTCGCCGACTCGAGACTACTTTTGA
- the ilvD gene encoding dihydroxy-acid dehydratase, translating into MSSDDEFDYGKDEQLRSREVTEGPDKAPHRAMFRAMGFDDEDFGSPMIGVPNPAADITPCNVHLDDVADAALEGIDDSGGMPIEFGTITISDAISMGTEGMKASLISRELIADSVELVSFGERMDGLVTIGGCDKNMPGMMMASIRTDLPSVFLYGGSIMPGEHEGREVTVQNLFEGVGAVADGEMESEELDEMERNACPGAGSCGGMFTANTMASISEALGFAPLGSASPPAEAESRYDVAREAGELAVEVVEEQRKPSDFLSKESFENAIALQVAVGGSTNAVLHLLAMAAEAGVDLSIEEFDEISRRTPKIANLQPGGSRVMHDLHEVGGVPVVLNALYEADLLHGDALTVTGDTIGEELEALDPPAIEDLDADFLYTVDEPKDEQGAIRILTGNLAPGGSVLKVTGDNDLHHEGPVRVFENEENAMAYVQEGRVESGDVIVIRNEGPQGGPGMREMLGVTSAVAGQGHAEDVALITDGRFSGATRGFSIGHVAPEAFAGGPIGLIEDGDVITIDIEDRTLAVDLSEEELEARREEWEQPDPNYESGVLAKFGRAFGSAANGAVTNPGVKDE; encoded by the coding sequence ATGAGCAGCGACGACGAGTTCGACTACGGAAAAGACGAGCAGTTGCGGAGCCGCGAGGTGACGGAAGGTCCGGACAAGGCCCCCCACCGCGCGATGTTCCGTGCGATGGGGTTCGACGACGAGGACTTCGGCTCGCCGATGATCGGCGTGCCGAACCCAGCAGCGGACATCACACCGTGTAACGTCCACCTCGACGACGTCGCCGATGCCGCCCTCGAGGGAATCGACGACTCCGGCGGCATGCCCATCGAGTTCGGGACGATCACCATCTCCGACGCCATCTCGATGGGAACCGAGGGGATGAAGGCCTCGCTGATCTCCCGGGAACTCATCGCCGACTCCGTCGAACTGGTCTCGTTCGGCGAGCGCATGGACGGGCTGGTCACCATCGGCGGCTGCGACAAGAACATGCCCGGCATGATGATGGCCTCGATCCGAACGGATCTGCCCAGCGTCTTCCTCTACGGCGGCTCGATCATGCCCGGCGAGCACGAGGGTCGGGAGGTCACGGTCCAGAACCTCTTCGAGGGCGTCGGTGCCGTCGCCGACGGCGAGATGGAAAGCGAGGAACTCGATGAGATGGAGCGCAACGCCTGTCCCGGTGCGGGCTCCTGTGGCGGGATGTTCACCGCAAACACGATGGCCTCGATCTCCGAGGCGCTCGGCTTCGCGCCGCTGGGCAGCGCCAGCCCGCCCGCCGAGGCCGAATCGCGCTACGACGTCGCCCGCGAGGCCGGCGAACTCGCCGTCGAGGTCGTCGAGGAGCAGCGCAAGCCCTCCGACTTCCTCAGCAAGGAATCGTTCGAGAACGCAATCGCGCTACAGGTCGCCGTCGGCGGCTCGACCAACGCCGTCCTCCACCTGCTGGCGATGGCCGCCGAGGCCGGCGTCGACCTCTCCATCGAGGAGTTCGACGAGATCAGCCGGCGCACCCCGAAGATCGCGAACCTCCAGCCCGGCGGCTCCCGAGTCATGCACGACCTCCACGAGGTCGGCGGCGTCCCGGTCGTCCTCAACGCCCTCTACGAGGCCGACCTGCTCCACGGCGACGCGCTGACGGTCACGGGCGACACGATCGGCGAGGAACTCGAGGCGCTCGACCCGCCGGCGATCGAGGACCTCGACGCGGACTTCCTCTACACCGTCGACGAGCCGAAAGACGAGCAGGGCGCGATCCGCATCCTGACGGGCAACCTCGCGCCCGGCGGCTCCGTCCTCAAGGTCACCGGCGACAACGACCTCCACCACGAGGGCCCCGTCCGGGTCTTCGAGAACGAGGAAAACGCCATGGCGTACGTCCAGGAGGGACGCGTCGAGAGCGGCGACGTGATCGTCATCCGCAACGAGGGGCCACAGGGCGGCCCCGGCATGCGCGAGATGCTCGGCGTCACGAGCGCGGTCGCCGGACAGGGCCACGCCGAAGACGTGGCGCTCATCACGGACGGCCGCTTCTCCGGCGCGACTCGCGGGTTCTCGATCGGCCACGTCGCTCCCGAGGCGTTCGCCGGCGGCCCCATCGGCCTCATCGAGGACGGCGACGTGATCACCATCGACATCGAGGACCGGACCCTCGCGGTCGACCTGAGCGAGGAGGAACTCGAGGCCCGCCGGGAGGAGTGGGAGCAGCCCGACCCCAACTACGAGAGCGGCGTGCTGGCGAAGTTCGGCCGCGCGTTCGGCTCGGCGGCCAACGGCGCAGTGACGAACCCCGGCGTCAAAGACGAGTAG
- a CDS encoding adenylyltransferase/cytidyltransferase family protein: MSRTVIAQGTFDILHPGHVHYLEEAAAMGDELHVIVARTTNVDHKAAPICPASQRRDVVGALEAVDEARLGHEEDIFVPIEAIDPDVIALGHDQHHDDDAIAAELEARGIDCEVRRASAREAGDDADEQLLSTRLIIDRILERRG; encoded by the coding sequence ATGAGCCGGACAGTCATCGCGCAGGGAACCTTCGACATCCTCCACCCCGGCCACGTCCACTACCTCGAGGAGGCCGCCGCGATGGGCGACGAGCTCCACGTCATCGTCGCGCGGACGACCAACGTCGACCACAAGGCGGCCCCGATCTGTCCGGCGAGCCAGCGCCGGGACGTCGTCGGCGCGCTCGAGGCCGTCGACGAGGCCCGACTCGGCCACGAGGAGGACATCTTCGTTCCGATCGAGGCGATCGATCCGGACGTGATCGCGCTGGGCCACGACCAGCACCACGACGACGACGCTATCGCGGCCGAACTCGAGGCCCGCGGGATCGACTGCGAGGTCCGCCGGGCGAGCGCTCGGGAGGCGGGCGACGACGCCGACGAACAACTGCTCTCGACGCGGCTGATCATCGATCGGATCCTCGAGCGTCGCGGGTGA
- a CDS encoding Mov34/MPN/PAD-1 family protein produces the protein MGLFDALFRSSEILGIAEETLEFALESSEATHPNEYMGFLRGTEAERLDLDREGLVITDILVVPGTESNSVSATVKTNQIPNDVKALGSIHSHPNGVIKPSNADLDTFGRGSVHVIIGAPYRQTDWKAFDSQGKPTQLNVIDVDLPETEEFFDFTQADIDEELR, from the coding sequence ATGGGGCTGTTCGACGCGCTGTTTCGCTCGAGCGAGATTCTCGGCATCGCCGAGGAAACCCTCGAGTTCGCGCTCGAGTCCTCGGAGGCGACCCACCCGAACGAGTACATGGGGTTCCTCCGTGGGACCGAGGCCGAACGCCTGGATCTGGACCGGGAGGGGCTGGTCATCACGGATATTCTCGTGGTGCCCGGCACCGAGTCCAACAGCGTCAGCGCGACCGTCAAGACGAATCAGATTCCGAACGACGTGAAGGCGCTGGGGAGCATCCACTCCCATCCCAACGGGGTGATCAAGCCCAGTAACGCGGATCTGGACACGTTCGGTCGCGGGAGCGTCCACGTCATCATCGGGGCACCCTACCGCCAGACGGACTGGAAGGCGTTCGATTCACAGGGGAAACCGACCCAGCTGAACGTGATCGACGTCGACCTGCCCGAGACCGAGGAGTTCTTCGATTTCACGCAGGCGGATATCGACGAGGAACTGCGATGA